From Microbacterium sp. LWH7-1.2:
GCTGCTCATCGGCACGGTGATCCTGTCGTTCGCGACGGCGCTCGGGGTGAGCGCGCTCCTCTTCAACGAGGTTCTGGGCTTCCCCGGCGCGGATCCCGCGGTGCCCCTCTACGGCTTCGTGTTCCTCGTGGCGCTCGGCGTCGACTACAACATCTTCCTGATGTCGCGCGTGCGCGAGGAGTCGCTCGTCCATGGGACGAGACCCGGCATCCTTCGCGGACTCGTCGCCACGGGAGGGGTCATCACGTCGGCCGGGCTCGTGCTCGCAGCGACCTTCGCGGCGCTCGGCGTCATCCCGATCCTGTTCCTCGCGCAGATCGCGTTCATCGTCGCCTTCGGCGTGCTGCTCGACACGTTCATCGTGCGGTCGCTCCTGGTGCCGGCGCTCTCGTACGACATCGGGACGGCGATCTGGTGGCCTTCGAAGCTCTCGCGGAAGGACATCCGCATCGCGTCGGCGGGCGGCGGCTCCGCTTCGTTCGAGGCACCGGGCAGGGATTCGTGGCACCCGGCCGGGCCAGGCGGAGCAGAGGCTCAGGACGCGCCGCTGCCGGCCGTGACCGACCCCGAGCTCGTCGCCGGCGACGGGCACCCTCTCACCCGCGAGGAGTACAGGCGTACGCTCGAACCATGAGCAAGGCGCTGTTCATCGTCGACGTCCAGAACGACTTCACCGAGGGCGGAGCGCTCGGCGTCGAGGGCGGCGACGCCGTCGCCCAGCGCATCTCCGAGTTCCTCGTGACCCATGCCGAGGAGTACGCCGTCATCGTGGCCTCCCGCGACTGGCACCACGGCGAGGGCGACAACGGCGGGCATTTCCACCCGGAGCCGGACTTCATCGACACCTGGCCGGTGCACTGCGTGAGCGGCACCGAGGGCGCGGAGTACGACCCCGGATTCGATACCTCGGCGGTGACCCATCACGTCAAGAAGGGGCAGGGGAAACCTGCCTACTCGCTGTTCGAGGGAACCACCGACGACGGCGTGACCGTGGCGCACCTGCTCGAGGAGCATGGCGTGGTGGATGTCGACATCGCAGGCATCGCGACCGACTACTGCGTCCGGGCGTCGGGCCTGGACGCGATCGAGCACGGCCGACATGTCCGCATCCTCACCGACCTGATCGCCGGCGTCGCGGCCGAGTCCAGCGACGCGGCCCTGGCCGAACTCGCGCACGCCGGTGCCGAGCTGCGGCCCTCGGGGCTCGCGAGCGGTGACTGAGCCCGGGGCGCTGACCGCCGAGGGTGTCCGCAGGGCGCTCGAGGGCGCGGCATCCGTCGACGAAGCGGCCGAGATCCGGCGCCGCATGACCGATGAGCGCACCGAGGTGATCGGCGTGCGCATGGGCACCGTGTTCGACATCGCGAAGCCGAACGCACGCATGCCGCTCAGCGAGGTCGACCGGTTGCTCGACTCGGACGCGCACGAGACGACCTCAGCGCACAGGCGCGACGCACCGCCCGCACCGCCCTCGTCCGACAGGGCGGACCCGCTACCCTCGGGTCGTGACCGAGATCCGACCCCTCGCCCCGGCCGACCGCGACGCCTGGCGTCCGCTGTGGCGCGGCTACATCGAGTTCTACGAGTCCGAGGTCTCGGACGAGCAGACCGAACTCACGTGGAACCGCCTCCTCGACCCGCAGTTCCCGATCCACGGGGCGGTCGCGGTCGACGACACCGGCCGCGCGGTCGGCTTCGTGCACTGGCTGACGCACGCCGCCACGTGGTCCGCGACGCCCTATGTCTACCTCGAGGACCTGTTCGTGGCCCCCGGCACCCGAGGCACCGGCGCGGGGCGCGCCCTCATCGCCCACGTGACCGACTGGGCGCGCGAGCACGACGCCGCGAAGGTGTACTGGCTCACGCAGGAGACGAATGCCACCGCGCGAGCGCTGTACGACCGGGTCGCGATCCACACCGGGTTCGTGCACTACGAGATCGGCCTCGGCTCGTGACCGCCGCGGTGCCCGCGCAGCGGAGCATCGGCGACCTGGTGGCCACGCTCCTGCTGATCGGGTTCTCGGTCGGCGCCGCGGTGGTGCTCTTCTTCGTCTCGCTGGTGTGGGCGATCGGCAACCACGACAACACCGTCGCGATCGTGCTGGGCGGTTACCTGCCGCTGGCCCTCGCCGTGATCGGCGCGGTCGCAGGAATCGTGGCGCTCTCCCGGAAGCACCGCGCGTTCTGGTACCCGCTCATCGCGCTCGTGCTCAGCGTCGCCGCCTGGGTCGTCGCCGCGTCGATCGCGCGCTGAGGGGGGTCGGCCCGGCGCTCGTCAAGCGAGTGCAGCAGTCGTTCGCGCAGCCTCACGCCGCTGCTCGCCGGTCCCGCCGGGCCAGGAAGATCACGAAGCCCAGCGCCACGAGCGCGGTCAGGCACAGCAGGCTGAGCCCGATCGTGTAGCTGTGCGCCTCGACGTTGTACGTGGCGCCCATCACGAGCGGCGGGAAGTACCCGCCGAGTCCGCCGGCCGCGCCGACGATGCCCGTCACCGTGCCGACCCGCTCGGCAGGGGCGCGCTGCGCGACCCACGTGAACACCGCACCCGTGCCGAGGCCGAGGAAGAGCGCCATCAGCACGAACGACGCTCCCGCGGCGAGCTCGGGCGGCGGCTGCAGCGCGATGACCACGGCCATCACGGCGGCGCCGCCCAGCGAGATGCTGAGCACGGTCGCCGGTCCGATGCGATCCGACAGCCACCCGCCGACGGGTCGGGCGATCACCGCCGCGATTGCGAAGCCGGCGGTGCGCGCTCCCGCGTCGGTGAGGTCGTATCCGTAGACCTCCTTGAGGTAGGTCGGCAGGTACGTCGAGAACGCGACGAAACCGCCGAAGGTCACCGCGTAGAGGAATGCCATCTGCCAGGTGACGGCGAGCGTAGACGCCGCCTTGAGCTTCGGCATGACGGGCGCGGTGTTCGGCTTCCACAGGGGCGAATCGCGCATGAAGAGCCACACGATCACCGCGACCACGAGCAAGGCGCCCGCGATGATGAGGTGCGTCGCGACGTAGCCGAACCACGCCACCATGCGGGGAGTGAAGAACGACGACAGCGCGGTGCCGCCCATGCCGGCGCCGAACAGGCCCGTGGCGAAGCCGCGCTTCGCCGGCTCATACCAGGCGTTGACGAACGGGATGCCGATCGCGAACGTCGTGCCGGCGATCCCGAGCAGGAACCCGAACGCGATCATGAGCGCGAACGACCCCCACACTCCCGCCAGCGCGACGAGCACGACAGGCACGGCCGAGGCCGCGGTCAGGATCGTGAACATGAGGCGACCGCCGTAGCGATCGGTGAAGGCACCGGTCAGGATGCGGCCCAGCGACCCGACCAGCACCGGGGTCGCGATCAGGAGCGAGGTCTCGGTCGAGGTCAGCCCCATCTCCGCGGTGTACTGCACCGCGAGCGGCGCGACCAGGTTCCATGCCCAGAAGGTGATGGTGAAGGCGAGCAGCGCGAGCAGGAGGTTCCTGGTGCGGCCCGGCAACTCCCGTGTCCCGGTCGGAGCCGTGGCTGCAGCATCCGTCGTCATCGTCGTGCCCCTCCTGTCTTGCGCGTGGTGGTCGCCCGACGGTCGGGGGTGCGGTCGCTGGTGCCCACAGGCGCCCAGCCGCGGCGGATGCCGCGCGCCGTGGTCGGCCGCCCGTCGCGTGAGCGGTAGACGATGTACGGGCGGAACAGATAGTGCACGGGCGCGGTGAAGGCGTGGACCAGTCGCGTGAACGGCCAGATCATGAAGAGCACCATGCCGATGACGGTGTGGATCTGGAAGTCGAGGGACGCCTCGCTCATCGCGACGATGTCCGGCTGGAAGACGAACAGCGACCGGAACCAGGGCGCGACGGTCTCGCGGTAGGTGAGCTCATGCGGCGGACCGATCACGCTCAGCACCGTCGTCGCGAGTCCCGCGACGATCGCGGCCACCAGCACCACGTACATGGTCTTGTCGTTCTTGGTCGTCGCCATGAAGACGGGCCCGGTCGTGCGCCGACGGTAGATCAGGATGCCGACTCCGACGAGCGTCGCGAACCCGGCGACGGTGCCGAGCCCGAGCGCCGCGAGGTGGTACATGTCTTCCGAGACCCCGAGCGCATCGGTCCACGCCTTCGGGATGACGAGTCCCACGACGTGTCCGATGATCACGACGAGGATGCCGAAGTGGAAGAGCGGCGAGCCGATCCGCAGCAGGCGGGATTCGTACAGCTGCGACGAGCGCGTCGTCCAGCCGAACTGGTCGTAGCGGTAGCGCCAGATCGTGCCGCCGACCAGCACCGCGACCATGACGTACGGGAGGATGCCCCAGAGGAAGAGCTCCATCACCGCCTCCCGACCGGCTCGAGGGGCAGCAGTCGCGGATCGTGGGCGTCGAGGCCGACCGACTCACGGGGCGGACCGGCGGCAGCCATCGCCATCGCCTGCTGGCGGTCGGCGGGGGAGCGCCCGGGGAGCGTGTCGCATACCGCGCCGACGACGCCGGCGTACGGCGAGCTGCGCTCGGCGAGCGCGAGGCGGATGAGCTCGAGGCTCGCCCGGTACTCCTGCAGCAGGGTCGCGCCGTCGCCCGGAGCGTGCCGCGCGAACTCGAGCACGAGCGGCAGGAAGTCGGGCAGCTCGCCCGTGCCTTCGATCGCGAGACCGGCCTCGCGGTACCGGCGCTTGAGGTCGGCGAGCACCGCGCCGCGACGGCGTGTGTCGCCGTCGGTCCAGTAGGTGAGGTACAGCGCGTGCCGCCGCGACATGTCGAACGTGTCGACGTACACGGTCTGCACCTCGGCGGCCGGGGTCCTCGCCCACCATTCGAGCAGAGGGACGAAGGATGCTGCGGCCCGCGGCGCCGCTTCGCTGAGAGCCTGGCCGATCAGCGACGACGAGCCGAGCACCTCGTCGTCGGGGTAGCTCAGGCACAGCGACGCCGCCTGGTAGATCACTCGGACGTTCACGACGACCCTCCGGCCGCAGCATCCGGAGCCGCATCCATCGGAGGGAACAGGCCGGGGGGTGCGCCGTTGCCGTCCCAATTCAGGAGGTTCACGCGGCCGCGCAGCGACTCACCGCTCGCGGCGGCATCGGAGGTCTGGCGCTCCTTGAGCGCGTGGAACGTCTCGACCGCCACCGGTGCGGCCCGGCCGCTCGCCTCGCCGAGCATGCCGGACTCGTTGCCGTAGGGTCCGCCGTCGAAGTCGAGCGAGCAGCCGAGCTCCTCGAGCTCGTGAGCGCGCTCGTAGTGGGCGGTGGGGATCACGTAGCGGTCCTCGTACTTCGCGATCGCGAGGAGCCGATACATCGCGTAGATCGACTCGCCGGTCATGCCGACCGCTTCGGGGATCGACTCGTCGCGCTCGCGGTCGAGCGTGATGTCGCGGAGGTACGACCGCATGGCGGCGAGCCGCCACAGCACGGCGGTGACGATGTCGGTGTCGCCCGCGGTGAAGAGCTCGGCCAGGTACTCGACCGGGATGCGCAGCGCCTCGATCGCGCCGAACAGGGTGCCGGCCGCCTCGGAGTCGTGCCCCTGGTCGCGCAGCAGGTCGACGATCGGCGACAGGGGCGGGATGTACCAGACCATCGGCATCGTGCGGTACTCGGGGTGCAGCGGCAGCGCGACGCGGTACGTCTTCGCCAGGGCGTAGACGGGGGAGCGGCGCGCAGCATCCATCCAGTCCTCGGGGATGTCGCCCTGCGCGCGGGCCGCCGCGATGACCTCGGGGTCGTTCGGGTCGAGCATGAGGCCGAGCTGCGCCTCGTAGAGATCCCTCTCGTCGGGGGTGGATGCCGCCTCGGTGACGCGGTCGGCGTCGTACAGGAACAGGCCCAGGTACCGCAGGCGCCCGACGCACGTCTCGGAGCACACCGTGGGGATGCCGACCTCGAGGCGCGGGTAGCACAGCGTGCACTTCTCGGCCTTGCCGGTCTTGTGGTTGAAGTAGATCTTCTTGTACGGGCAGCCCGTGATGCACTGGCGCCAGCCTCGGCAACGGTCCTGGTCGACGAGCACGATGCCGTCCTCGGCGCGCTTGTAGATCGCACCCGACGGGCACGACGCCATGCACGACGGATTGAGGCAGTGCTCGCAGATCCGCGGCAGGTAGAACATGAACGTCTTCTCGAACTGCAGCTTGATCGCGTCCTCGGACTCGCGCCGCACCTTCTCGACGATCGGATCGAGGTGGCCCATCTCCGAGGCGCCGCCGAGGTCGTCGTCCCAGTTCGCCGACCACGTGATCTTGGTGTCCTGCCCCGTGATGAGCGACTTTGGCCGGGCGACGGGGAAGTCGTCGCCGAGCGGCGCGTCGATCAGGGTCTCGTAGTCGTAGGTCCACGGCTCGTAGTAGTCCGCGAGCTTGGGCTGCACCGGCGACGAGAAGATGGTGAAGAGCCGCTTGAGGCGGCTGCCGGTGCGCAGCGACAGGCGCCCGCGCTTGTTGAGGGTCCAGCCGCCCCGCCACTGCTCCTGGTCCTCGTACCGGCGAGGGTAGCCCTGGCCGGGGCGCGTCTCGACGTTGTTGAACCACACGTACTCGGTGCCCGCCCGGTTCGTCCACGCCTGCTTGCAGGTGACGGAGCAGGTGTGGCATCCGATGCACTTGTCGAGGTTCATCACCATGCCCATCTGGGCCATCACGCGCATCAGAACACCACCTCCTGCGAACGGCGACGCACCGTCGCCACCATGTCGCGCTGGTTCCCCGTCGGGCCAAGGTAGTTGAACGTGTACGACAGCTGCGCGTACCCGCCGATGAGATGGGTGGGTTTCACGAGCAGCCTCGTGACGGAGTTGTGGATGCCGCCGCGCCGCCCCGTCGCCTCGGACTTGGGAACGTCGATCGTGCGCTCCTGCGCGTGGTGCACGTAGACGACGCCGGTCGGCATCCGGTGCGACACGATGGCCCGCGCCACGAGCACGCCGTTCGAGTTCACGCACTCGACCCAGTCGTTGTCGGCGGCGCCGATCGCCGCGGCATCCGCGGGGCTCATCCAGACGGTGGGGCCGCCGCGCGAGAGCGAGAGCATGAAGAGGTTGTCCTGGTACTCGGAGTGGATCGACCACTTGGAGTGGGGGGTGAGGTAGCGCACGACGACCTGCTGCGCACCGTCGGGACCGAGCTTGGGCTCGCCGAACAGCCGGTGCATGTCGAGCGGCGGGCGGTAGATCGGCAGGGCCTCGCCGAGGTCGCGCATCCACGCGTGATCGAGGTAAAAGTGCATGCGGCCGGTGAGCGTGTGGAAGGGCTTCAACCGCTCGATGTTCACCGTGAACGGCGCGTACCGGCGCCCGCCGGTCTCCGAGCCCGACCACTCGGGCGACGTGATCACCGGCACCGGTGCCGCCTGCGTCATCGCGAACGTGATCCGCTTCTCCTCCGAGCCCTCCGCGAGGTCGGCGAGAGGCTTGCCGACCCGCTTCTCGAGGGTGCGGAAGCCCTGAGCGGCGAGCTCACCGTTGGTCGTGCCCGAGAACGCCAGGATCGCCTCGGCCATCTTGACGTCCGTGTCCATCGCCGGCCTGCCGTCGCCCGCGCCGCCGAGCATCAGGCCGTTCTTCCGGGCGAGTCGCTCGACCTCGTGAGAGACGTCGTACGTGACGTTCTTGATTGTGAAGCCGAGCTTGTCGGCCAGTGGACCGACAGCGGCGAGCTTGTCGGCGATCGCGGTGTAGTCACGCTCGACGACCGCGAACTGCGGCATCGTCCTGCCCGGGATGCCGGCGATGTCGCCGCGCACCCAGTCGCGCACCTCACCTCCGGGCTGCGACGTCTCGCCGGGGGTGTCGTGCTGCATCGGCACCGACACCAGATCACGCCGGGTGCCGAGGTGCGTGCGCGCCTGCTCCGAGAACTCCACGGCGATGGCGTGGAACAGGTCGAAGTCGCTCTTCGCCTCCCACGGCGGGTCGATCGCCGGGGTGAACGCGTGCACGAACGGGTGCATGTCGGTCGACGACAGGTCGTGCTTCTCGTACCAGGTCGCTGCGGGGAAGACGACGTCCGACAGCAGCGTCGTCGACGTCATGCGGAAGTCGGCCGACACCAGCAGGTCGAGCTTGCCCTCGGGGATCTCGTCGTGCCACCGCACGTCATTCGGACGCGCGCTCGCCTCGTCGGTCGCCATGACGTTGCTGTGCGTGCCGAGCAGGTACTTGAGGAAGTACTCGTTGCCCTTCGCGCTCGATCCCATGAGGTTCGACCGCCACAGCGTGAGCAGGCGCGGCCAGTTCTCGGGCGCGTCGACGTCGGCGATCGCGGGCTGCAGGTCGCCGGAGGAGAGCTTCGAGGCGACGAAGGATGCTGCATCCGCCGCCTCCCCGTTCGCCACCGCCGACTCGGCCTCGTCGGCCAGGTCGAGCGGATTCACGTCGAACTGCGGGTAGAACGGCATCCAGCCGAGCCGCGCGGACTGGGCGATCGTATCGGCCGTGTGCATGCCGGCGAGATTGCCCTCGGCGAGCGGCGACGCCAGCGCGTCGGCCGAGTAGCCGTCGAAGCGCCACTGGTCGGTGTGCATGTACCAGTAGGCGGTGCCGATCATCGTGCGAGGCGGGCGGGACCAGTCCAGCGCGTTCGCGAGCGAGAGCCAGCCGGTGATCGGGCGGCATTTCTCCTGCCCGACGTAGTGCGCCCAGCCGCCACCGTTGCGGCCCATCGAGCCCGTGAGGATCAGGAGGGCGAGGATCGCCCGGTAGGTGGCGTCTCCGTGGAACCACTGGCAGATGCCGGCGCCCATGATGATCATCGAGCGCCCGTTCGACTCGACCGCGTTGGCTGCGAACTCCCGCGCGATGCGTGTGCAGGCCTGCGCCGGCACGCCGGTGATCTCCTCCTGCCACGCCGGGGTGTAGGGCGAGTCGGCGTCGTCGAGCCCGGTGGGCCAGTCGCCGGGAAGCCCATCGCGGACGACCCCGTACTGCGCGAGCATCAGATCCAGGACGGTGGTCACCAGGATGCCGTTCACCCGCGTTGCGGGGACTCCTCGGCGGAGCACATCCCCCGACCCGTCGGCGGAGTCGAAGCGGGGGAGAAGCACCTCGACCGCCTCCGCTGCCCCGGTCGCGGCGGACAGGTCGGCGACCGAGAGGGCAGGCTCCACGCCCTCGAGGTCGAGGTTCCAGCGGCCCTCGCCCGACGCGGCGTACCGGAAGCCCATCGACCCGTGGGGCACGCGCGGGCCGCCGGTCGCAGCATCCAGCACCACCGTCTTCCACCGGTCTTCGGGGGTCGTGCCACCGAGGTCCTTCGACGTGAGGAACGTGCCGGGCACGAACGCGCCGTTGCGCTCCGTGAGCCGTACGAGATGGGGAAGATCGGTGTACTGCTTCGCGAAGTCGGCGAAGAAGGGCACGCGGCGGTCGACGTAGTTCTCTTTGAGCACGACGTGCCCCATCGCCATCGCGAGGGCGGCATCGGTGCCCGCCTGGCACGGCAGCCACTCGTCGGCGAACTTGGTGTTGTCGGCGTAGTCGGGGCTCACCGTCACGACCTTCGTGCCGCGGTAGCGCACCTCGGCCATCCAATGCGCGTCGGGCGTGCGGGTGACCGGCACGTTGGAGCCCCACATCATGAGGTACGTGGCGTCCCACCAGTCCCCGGACTCCGGCACGTCGGTCTGGTCGCCGAACACCTGCGGGCTCGCGACGGGGAGGTCGGCGTACCAGTCGTAGAACGACGTCATCACGCCGCCGACGAGCTGCGTGAATCGCGTGCCGATGCAGTGCGAGACCATCGACATGGCCGGGATCGGCGAGAAGCCGGCGACGCGGTCGGGGCCGTACTCCTTGATGGTGTGGACGTAGCCGGCGGCGACGAGCTCGACCGCCTCCCGCCACGACGCGCGCACGAGCCCGCCTTTGCCGCGTGCCTGCTGGTAGCGGCGGCGGGTCTCCGGATTCTTCGTGATCTCGCCGAACGCCTCGACCGGGTCGTTCCCGCGCGCCTTCGCGGCTCGGTACTCCTCCAGAAGGACGCCGCGCACGTATGGGTAGCGCACCCGGGTGGGTGAGTAGGTGTACCACGAAAAAGCAGCCCCGCGGGGGCACCCGCGGGGCTCGTACTCGGGACGGTCGGGTCCGACGCTCGGGTAGTCGGTCTCCTGCGCCTCCCACGTGATGATGCCGTCCTTGACGTACACCTTCCACGAACAGGAGCCCGTACAGTTCACGCCATGCGTCGACCGCACGACCTTGTCGTGGCTCCACCTGTCCCGGTAGAACGCGTCGCCCTCGCGCCCGCCCTCGAGGAACGCCGCGCGGTGATCGGCGGTCTCGTCCCACCTCGTGAAGAACCGCCCCGCAGCCAGCAGAGCATCGGAAGCCGCACCGTCCACACCGATCTGGGGCGTCATGCCTCGGACCCTAGCGAAAGGTCCGCAGGGTGCACCAGAGGGGTGGGATGCCGTTTCCCCGGCGATCACGCCGGGTGACGAGGTGGGCCCCGTGGGGCTCGAACCCACGACCCGCGGATTAAAAGTCCGATGCTCTACCGACTGAGCTAGAGGCCCTCACCATCCAGCCTACTGTCCGTCTGGCGTCCCGCCGGCCCAAGGGGTCAGCGGTTGCCGTTGCCGTTGCCTTTGCCGCTGTTGCTTCCGGGGCCGTTCCCGTTGCCGTTGTTGTTGCCGGGACCGCTGTTCTCGCTCCCACCCGTGCCGGTGTCCGCCGGCGGCGCGTCGTCCGAGGGCGCCTGCTCGGCGGGCACGGTGACCGGTGCCTCCTCGGCCGGTGCCTCCTCCGACGGCGCGGGCGAATCCTGCTCCTCCACCGCCGGTGACGTCGGCGCAGGGTCCGGTTCCGCGGACCAGACGTTGGAGAGCCACAGGGTCCCGAGAGCAAGCCCGACGGCGAGGAGCGCCGCCACGACGATCCCGATCATCAGCGCACGGCGGGAGGGCCGAACCGGCTCGTCCGGTTCCGACGGCACAAGAAGTGCACCGGTGTCCGTCGGCGCAGAGGCTCCCAGAGCGTGGGCCGCCAGGCGGGCGTCGCGGCGAAGGGCTCCGCGCTCGCCCTGTGGGGCCTTCGTCGGCAGGGCCGGGGAGAAGACCTGCGTGGGCGCGGTGACCGGGGTCGCAACCGGAGCCGCAACCGGAGCCGTCGAGGGGTCGGCCTTCTCGCGCGCGATGGTGTTCTCCATCGCTGCAAGTCGCGACGCCGCCGCCACCACCTCGAGCGCGGTCGGCCGGTCGTCGGGGCGGATCGCCGTCATGCCGCGCAGAAGGCCCTGCCAGGACGGATGCAGCGACTCGGGGATCTCGGGCGCCGACGCCAGCCGTGCCATGACGGTTCCGATGCCCTCGGCCTCGCCGAACGGCCGTTCGCCGGTGAGTGCCTCGATCAGGAGGAGGCCGAAGGCGTAGATGTCCGCCGGCGGTGCCGGGGCGACGCCGCGCGCCTGCTCGGGCGCGACGTAGGCCATGGTGCCGACGATGACGCCGGGCGTCGTCACGCGGGCGCGGGCGGAGTCCATGAGGTACGCGATGCCGAAGTCCGCCAGCTTCGCGCGCCACTCCCACCCCGGCCGAGGCGAGGCCCACAGCAGGACGTTCGAGGGCTTGATGTCACGGTGAACGACCCCGTGGTCGTGCGCGACGTGCAGTCCCTCGGCGATGTCGATCGCGATCGACGCGACGACTCGCGGGTCCACCGGCCCACGCGCGATCAGGTCGCGCAGCGTGATGCCGTCGACGTGCTCCATCACCAGGTAGCTGACCTCATCCGTGCCGACCCGGGCGTCGAACACGGTGACCAGCGAGTGATGGCTGAGAGACGCGAGGAGTGTCGTCTCCGACAGCGCACGCTCGACGGAGCCGATGCCGTCCGTCGGCTCACGGAACACCTTCACGGCGACCGAACGCTGGAGGTGGGTGTCGTCCGCGCGGTACACGCGTGCCATGCCGCCTTCGCCGATGCGTTCGCGCAGCAGGTATCGCTCATCGAGGAGCTCGCCGGTGGAGAGCTCTCCGGACGCGAGCAGGTCAGTCACGTGTCCTCCCGCCCGATGCTCGCACCCCTCCGGCGCCGCATCGGGCTCATTTCACCCTAGGCAGAGTGCGCGAAGTGCAATAAGGCCTTGACGGATCCGCGAGTGCGTGCAAGAGACACGGCGACGGCAGATCGGTCGGAGGTGCGTAAGGCATGCTGGTGGACATGGTGATCGACGGGATCGACGTGCCGGACGACGGCACCGAGCCCGTCGACCGCGTCGCACAGCTCCTTGCGCGCGTCGCCGACGGCGACCAGGTCGCGTTCGCCCGCCTCTACGATCTGCTGTCCCCGCGCGTCTTCGGTCTGATCCTGCGCGTGCTCGTCGACCGCGCGCAGAGCGAGGAGGTGCTGCAGGAGGTCTTCCTCGAGGTGTGGCAATCCGCTGCGCGCTTCGCTCCGAACAGAGGTCAGGGACGATCGTGGGTTCTCACGATCGCGCACCGCCGGGCCGTCGACCGGGTGAGGTCGTCGCAGGCGTCGAGCGATCGGGACGTCCGCGCGGGACTGCGCGACCTCGACGTCGCCCACGACGGGGTCTCGGAGCAGGTCGAGCTGCGCATCGAGGCAGAGAAGGTGGCCGCAGCGCTGTCGGGCCTTCCCGACGGCCAGCGGGAGGCCCTGACCCTCGCGTACTACGGGGGTTACAGTCAGAGCGAGATCGCCACCCTGGTGGGAGCGCCGCTGGGGACGATCAAGACGAGGATGCGAGACGGCCTGTCGCGCCTCCGGGCAGAGATGGGGGTGAGCGCGTAATGGACGAGCAGGAGTTCGCCGAGCTCGCCGCCGGCGCTGCCCTGAACGCGCTCTCGCCTGCGGACCGCGCGACCTTCGACGCGGCCCGCCGGGAGCACCCCGAATGGGAGCACTGGATCGACACGGATGCTGCGACCGTCGCGGCGCTCGCCGACACCGTCTCCGATGGCCTGCCTCCGCTGACGCTCCGCTCCACGCTGCTCTCGCGTGTGGCGACGACCCCGCAGCTGCCGGCAATGGACGCCGCCGTGGCCGCGACCGCCGAGCCCGTCGACCGCTGGACTCCCGCCCCGGCGCCCGCTCCCGACCCATCCGACGACCGGCCCGCGGCCGAGCCGCCCCCGCCGACGGCGGTGATCCAGGCGGTGTCCCGGCGCCGGTGGACCCGCGGCATCCTGACGCTCGCCGCCTCGATGGTGCTGCTCGTCGCCCTCGGCCTCGGGGCCGTGCAGATCAACGAGTACATGAACCGGCCGGCGGAGGTCGTCGCACTGCAGCAGATCGAGGACGCCCCCGACGCGCAGTCGGCGACGGCCGAGGTCACCGACGGCGGCACAGCGACGGCGCACTGGTCCCAGTCCGTGGGCAAGGTCGTGATGGTTTCGCAGGGGCTGCCGCAGATCGCTGAGGACGAGAGCTTCGAACTCTGGTTCGTGCGCGACGGCGCCGCCGTGCCCGCTGGGGTGTTCGAGGCGACCGACGGGACGACCACGGCGCTGCTCGAGGGCGATCTGGAGCCGGGCGACGTGATCGCCGTCACGGTCGAGCCCCAGGGCGGCTCGCCCACGGGCGAGCCGTCGTCCGACCCGATCGTGGAGATCCCGACCGCCTGACGCCGACGCGGCACCGCCGATCCGGGTAGCGTGAGGCCGTGGCATCCGTCCAGAGAACACCGACGGCACAGACGACCCAGACGCTCGCGCACCTGCGCCGCGCGCGCGATCTCATGGACCGCGACTACGCGCAGCCGCTCGACGTGCCCACGATGGCGACGAAGGCCCTCATGTCGCCCGCGCACTTCTCGCGAGAGTTCAAGGCCGCGTACGGCGAGAGCCCGTACGCGTATCTGATGACCCGCCGCATCGAGCGCGCCATGGCGCTGCTGCGCGAGGGCATGTCGGT
This genomic window contains:
- a CDS encoding anti-sigma factor, whose amino-acid sequence is MDEQEFAELAAGAALNALSPADRATFDAARREHPEWEHWIDTDAATVAALADTVSDGLPPLTLRSTLLSRVATTPQLPAMDAAVAATAEPVDRWTPAPAPAPDPSDDRPAAEPPPPTAVIQAVSRRRWTRGILTLAASMVLLVALGLGAVQINEYMNRPAEVVALQQIEDAPDAQSATAEVTDGGTATAHWSQSVGKVVMVSQGLPQIAEDESFELWFVRDGAAVPAGVFEATDGTTTALLEGDLEPGDVIAVTVEPQGGSPTGEPSSDPIVEIPTA
- a CDS encoding helix-turn-helix transcriptional regulator; the encoded protein is MDRDYAQPLDVPTMATKALMSPAHFSREFKAAYGESPYAYLMTRRIERAMALLREGMSVTDACTAVGATSLGSFSSTFTEIVGETPSSYRSRPHDAAEAMPLCVAKILTRPTRYA